A DNA window from Anaerocolumna sp. AGMB13020 contains the following coding sequences:
- a CDS encoding CAP domain-containing protein, with protein MKRFFISTILIVTLMMVSILTPDFNINNASSPKEASAAVVNPIKSLTPTLKAVSRTATTVTLTAGNVSKATGYQIYRAASANGTYKYIGKTTNGTYKDSGLTSTAGYYYKAKAYKKISGENYYSKTSSALAVSPTLRKPVAITASSKTDKVVAVAWSGISGAQKYNVYRAASQNGSYKYVATTNGTSYTDKALTAGKTYYYKVRGIKTLKNVKYYSVYSDIASAKVKESTVTATPTPTGTSDDTNYDSSFASQVLKLVNEERAKVGASPLSISQELVAPANKRAKEIKQSFSHTRPDGTAWSTVLTEYNVSVNAAGENIAYGYNTPEKVMNAWMNSSGHRANILSTNFSHIGIGVYEVSGTVYCTQLFSD; from the coding sequence ATGAAAAGATTTTTCATATCAACAATTCTTATAGTAACTCTGATGATGGTATCCATATTAACACCGGACTTTAATATAAATAATGCCAGTAGTCCCAAGGAAGCCTCTGCGGCAGTCGTTAATCCCATCAAATCATTAACTCCCACATTAAAAGCAGTTTCCAGAACTGCAACTACAGTAACCTTGACAGCAGGAAATGTTAGTAAAGCGACAGGCTATCAGATATACAGGGCGGCCAGTGCAAATGGAACTTATAAATATATCGGCAAAACAACGAATGGAACTTACAAAGACTCCGGTCTTACTTCAACTGCTGGCTACTATTATAAAGCGAAGGCTTACAAGAAGATCAGCGGTGAGAATTACTATAGCAAAACTTCTTCAGCTTTGGCGGTATCCCCTACCCTAAGAAAACCAGTAGCTATTACAGCAAGCAGTAAAACAGACAAAGTGGTAGCAGTAGCCTGGTCAGGTATAAGCGGAGCACAGAAATATAATGTTTACCGTGCTGCTTCACAGAACGGAAGTTATAAATATGTAGCTACTACAAATGGTACAAGCTATACGGACAAAGCTCTGACCGCTGGAAAAACCTATTATTATAAAGTTCGAGGAATCAAGACTTTAAAGAATGTAAAATATTATAGTGTTTATTCAGATATCGCATCAGCTAAAGTAAAGGAAAGTACTGTTACCGCAACACCTACACCAACAGGTACATCTGATGATACCAATTATGACAGCAGCTTTGCCAGCCAGGTACTAAAGCTTGTGAATGAAGAACGTGCAAAGGTAGGAGCTTCTCCTCTTTCTATATCACAGGAACTTGTTGCGCCAGCTAACAAACGTGCAAAAGAAATCAAACAGTCCTTCTCTCATACCAGACCTGATGGAACAGCTTGGAGCACTGTTCTTACAGAGTATAATGTAAGTGTAAATGCTGCTGGAGAGAATATTGCTTATGGCTATAATACACCAGAGAAAGTAATGAATGCCTGGATGAATTCTTCTGGACACAGAGCTAATATCTTAAGTACTAATTTTAGTCATATCGGTATTGGTGTATATGAAGTAAGCGGTACCGTATATTGCACACAGCTATTTTCCGATTAA
- a CDS encoding cation diffusion facilitator family transporter has product MTEFLLKHFVKDYKNTSNAKVRGAYSMLSGYIGVICNIFLFLIKLIGGFVINSISVTADAFNNLSDAASAIVTLVGTKLSQKPADKEHPFGHGRSEYIAAFIVAFLVLQVGLTCLKSAFGKILKPESVLFHMGILILLVVSVLIKLWLAFFNQKMAKKINSSVLKATGTDAFGDVLITTVTIISILIGKFTGLKIDGWMGTIVSLVVLWAGFNIAKETLEPLLGEAIDKETYDRITKKVESYKGILGCHDLIIHNYGPSHIMATIHVEVESKENLEGVHEIIDKIERDILREMEIFIVIHVDPVNLEDEESQTRKMEVIAVIKEIEPDLSIHDFRIIDEQDKLKLIFDMVLPYSYGEKEKEQLLHKIEETLKSINENYELVITIDNSFIGE; this is encoded by the coding sequence ATGACCGAATTTCTTTTAAAACATTTTGTGAAAGATTATAAGAATACCAGCAATGCAAAAGTACGGGGAGCTTATAGCATGCTTTCCGGCTATATTGGGGTAATCTGCAATATATTTCTGTTTCTAATTAAATTAATCGGTGGATTTGTGATAAACAGTATATCTGTCACGGCAGATGCTTTTAATAATTTATCTGATGCAGCTTCCGCCATCGTTACCCTTGTAGGGACGAAGCTTTCACAGAAACCTGCAGATAAGGAGCATCCCTTCGGACATGGCAGGTCAGAATATATTGCTGCTTTTATAGTTGCCTTCCTGGTATTACAGGTGGGATTAACCTGTCTAAAAAGCGCATTCGGGAAAATATTAAAGCCTGAATCTGTATTATTTCACATGGGTATTCTGATTTTATTGGTAGTCTCGGTGCTTATAAAACTCTGGTTGGCATTTTTTAATCAGAAGATGGCAAAAAAGATTAATTCCTCTGTACTGAAAGCCACAGGGACAGATGCCTTTGGGGATGTTTTAATAACCACGGTTACCATAATATCAATATTGATAGGCAAATTTACAGGTTTAAAAATTGATGGCTGGATGGGTACCATCGTTTCATTGGTAGTATTATGGGCTGGTTTTAATATAGCAAAAGAAACCCTGGAACCCCTGCTTGGAGAGGCTATCGATAAAGAAACCTATGACAGGATAACAAAGAAAGTGGAAAGTTATAAAGGAATCCTGGGTTGTCATGACCTGATAATTCATAATTACGGACCTTCTCATATAATGGCAACGATTCATGTGGAAGTTGAGTCGAAAGAAAATCTGGAAGGCGTACATGAAATCATTGATAAGATTGAACGCGATATCTTAAGAGAAATGGAGATTTTTATTGTAATTCACGTGGATCCTGTAAATCTGGAGGATGAAGAGAGCCAGACAAGGAAAATGGAAGTAATTGCAGTAATCAAAGAAATTGAACCGGATCTTTCCATACATGATTTCCGTATTATAGACGAACAGGACAAATTGAAACTGATCTTTGACATGGTATTGCCCTATTCATATGGGGAAAAAGAGAAAGAGCAACTACTTCATAAGATTGAAGAAACCCTAAAATCCATCAACGAAAACTATGAACTTGTTATCACCATAGACAACAGTTTTATAGGTGAATAG
- a CDS encoding sugar ABC transporter substrate-binding protein gives MKKLNKVVALMLAATMIFGSLAGCSKSNDKNGETVNQTTPTTEATGSEGEGTTDVAGIEGYTAFAENVTLKIPVYDRGVEGVPTVNDNYWTKWIQENFGDKYNVTVEYVPITRTDVMTDYALLASSEELPTILMEYDYPKTSQWANEGYLTTFSMDDFAKVAPNYYNRMVESDQLAYSSMNGETYFALGARPYYDTNYSFQTFVRMDWLKQVGYDHVPLTRAEYVDAMTKIKEAGLAKNPKGGAMITGVGSDQNYAFRTYPQNEEEWAKLGDVNIPQLGSDANYKLLQRENEDYNLGFTNPEYYIIDTETDKSNFINGSSYSYGGYISTNMDWLKSFYEQNPGAELAVAPMGVVDEAGGTVPAYRTNNPFGMIVGFSSTASADEIKAAWMYMEWMSQEDVLFTMQWGIEGENYTVDTTTNLPVSVADYAGDKKQGYNNSVDYWCIVTATKNAGTIEDIIKTSAPQGLPQDFTQDIINVYYQQKELAESGYGILDVIFSVPIEAETEFSGVLQEKYKEYRDKLTMCKPEEFDALYKKYAEEYLKAGYEEVMNQRLQAYQDGNSTKLPDNQK, from the coding sequence GTGAAAAAACTTAACAAAGTTGTGGCTTTAATGCTTGCAGCTACTATGATATTCGGTTCACTGGCAGGCTGCAGTAAGTCAAATGACAAAAATGGGGAGACAGTAAACCAGACAACACCTACCACAGAAGCAACTGGCAGTGAAGGTGAAGGAACTACCGATGTAGCTGGTATTGAGGGTTATACTGCATTTGCAGAAAATGTTACATTAAAGATACCCGTATACGACAGAGGTGTAGAGGGTGTACCTACTGTAAACGATAACTATTGGACAAAATGGATTCAAGAGAACTTTGGTGACAAATACAATGTAACAGTTGAATATGTACCTATCACACGTACTGATGTTATGACAGATTATGCTTTATTAGCTTCATCTGAGGAACTTCCTACAATCTTAATGGAGTATGATTATCCTAAGACATCACAGTGGGCAAATGAAGGTTACTTAACAACCTTCAGCATGGACGATTTTGCAAAGGTAGCTCCTAATTACTACAACAGAATGGTAGAAAGTGATCAGCTTGCTTACTCCTCCATGAACGGAGAGACCTATTTTGCTTTAGGTGCAAGACCTTATTATGATACGAACTACTCCTTCCAGACTTTCGTTCGTATGGACTGGTTGAAACAGGTTGGATACGATCATGTTCCTTTAACTCGCGCTGAGTATGTAGATGCTATGACAAAGATCAAAGAAGCTGGCCTTGCAAAGAATCCTAAGGGTGGCGCTATGATTACAGGTGTTGGTTCTGATCAGAACTATGCATTTAGAACATATCCTCAGAATGAAGAAGAATGGGCAAAATTAGGGGATGTAAATATTCCTCAGCTTGGTTCAGATGCAAACTATAAATTACTTCAGAGAGAAAATGAAGACTATAATTTAGGCTTTACAAATCCTGAATACTACATTATAGATACAGAAACAGACAAATCAAACTTTATTAACGGATCCTCTTATTCCTATGGCGGCTATATTTCTACAAACATGGATTGGTTAAAATCCTTCTATGAGCAGAATCCTGGTGCTGAACTGGCTGTCGCTCCTATGGGTGTAGTTGATGAAGCAGGCGGTACTGTTCCTGCATACCGTACAAACAATCCCTTTGGTATGATCGTTGGATTCTCCTCAACTGCATCTGCAGATGAGATTAAAGCAGCTTGGATGTATATGGAATGGATGAGCCAGGAAGATGTACTTTTCACAATGCAGTGGGGTATAGAAGGCGAGAATTACACTGTTGATACAACAACAAATCTTCCTGTATCTGTTGCAGATTATGCAGGAGACAAGAAACAGGGTTACAATAACAGTGTTGACTACTGGTGTATCGTAACTGCAACGAAAAATGCCGGTACCATTGAAGATATCATTAAGACCTCCGCTCCTCAGGGATTACCTCAGGATTTCACACAGGATATCATTAATGTATACTATCAGCAGAAAGAGTTGGCAGAGTCAGGTTATGGTATCTTGGATGTAATCTTCTCAGTACCCATTGAAGCAGAAACTGAATTCAGCGGAGTTTTACAGGAGAAATACAAAGAGTACCGCGATAAGCTTACCATGTGTAAACCAGAAGAGTTCGATGCTCTTTATAAGAAATATGCAGAAGAGTATTTAAAAGCCGGATATGAAGAAGTAATGAACCAGAGATTACAGGCTTATCAGGATGGTAACAGTACAAAATTACCTGACAATCAGAAATAA
- a CDS encoding carbohydrate ABC transporter permease yields the protein MMSKKKEKSMHKEEGHSDGSRAINKFRVSDAVIMFVLVILCATCILPFLHLASKSISENSFVLAKQVYLWPKGFNIDAYASIFRDGSMVYSMIYSIFVTALFTLLGMICCICAAYPLSKKRLKGRTFFTFLLMFPMYFSAGLIPSYLLMKDLNMLNTMWVLILPLIYSPYNMLIMKTYFQSNIPDSLEESAFLDGATNFQILGRIVIPLSKPILATLSLFYAVGRWNQYADNKFYIKTETLKLIQYKLYQMVASATEAQTTTLSEAAAVTSTPEVLQAAAIMFVTIPIICIYPFLQKYFVKGVMVGAVKG from the coding sequence ATGATGTCTAAGAAAAAAGAAAAGTCAATGCATAAAGAAGAAGGACACTCTGACGGCAGCAGGGCAATCAATAAATTCAGAGTAAGTGATGCAGTGATTATGTTCGTACTGGTTATCCTATGTGCAACCTGTATTCTGCCGTTTTTACATCTTGCATCAAAGTCGATTTCAGAAAACTCTTTTGTATTAGCAAAGCAGGTTTATCTATGGCCAAAAGGATTTAATATAGACGCATATGCATCCATTTTCCGTGATGGTTCCATGGTATATTCCATGATATATAGTATTTTTGTAACAGCTTTGTTTACTCTTCTTGGTATGATCTGCTGTATCTGTGCAGCCTATCCGCTGTCCAAGAAAAGATTAAAGGGAAGAACCTTCTTTACCTTCCTGCTTATGTTTCCTATGTATTTCAGTGCAGGTCTGATTCCTTCCTACCTGCTTATGAAAGATTTGAATATGCTTAATACCATGTGGGTTCTGATTCTGCCCCTGATATATTCACCTTACAATATGCTTATTATGAAAACCTACTTCCAGTCAAATATTCCTGACAGTTTAGAGGAATCTGCTTTCCTGGATGGCGCAACTAATTTTCAGATATTAGGAAGAATCGTTATTCCCTTATCCAAACCGATTTTGGCTACCTTGTCTCTCTTCTATGCAGTAGGACGCTGGAATCAGTATGCGGATAATAAATTCTATATCAAAACAGAAACATTAAAACTTATCCAATACAAGCTGTATCAGATGGTAGCGTCAGCCACAGAGGCACAGACAACGACCCTTTCTGAAGCGGCAGCGGTAACAAGTACGCCTGAGGTACTTCAGGCAGCAGCTATTATGTTTGTAACGATACCAATTATTTGTATCTATCCGTTTTTACAGAAGTACTTTGTAAAAGGTGTTATGGTTGGTGCGGTAAAAGGCTGA
- a CDS encoding ABC transporter permease: MEKNKSAIPKIKNKGTLKTAFKRDWQLYLLLLLPLLMVIIFNYAAYPGLRMVFMDYKPAKGYAGSEWVGFETFIKIFKDADFIRALRNSISFNLLDLLVSFPVPIILALMLNELRFPKFKRISQTILYLPHFLSWVIIGSVAYTMFRPSTGLVNVVMQNMGLIQEGIPFLTEKWNWAVTYLMIGVWYGMGWGTIIYLAAISGVSGELYEAAMIDGAGRWKRMWHITLPGIKGTVVTLLIMNLGRIMGSNFERLDVFGNSQVREFQYQLAIYIYEKGLGGGKFSQSTAVGLFQSLVGLMLVLLADKVAKKLGEDGLI; this comes from the coding sequence ATGGAAAAGAATAAATCGGCCATACCCAAGATTAAAAATAAGGGTACCTTAAAAACTGCTTTTAAGAGGGACTGGCAATTATATCTGTTGCTTTTGTTACCGTTGTTAATGGTAATTATTTTTAATTATGCAGCTTATCCAGGTTTGCGGATGGTTTTCATGGATTATAAACCAGCTAAAGGGTACGCAGGCAGTGAGTGGGTCGGATTTGAGACTTTTATCAAAATTTTTAAGGATGCGGATTTCATAAGAGCACTTCGAAATTCCATATCGTTTAACCTCTTGGATCTTTTAGTGAGTTTCCCAGTGCCAATTATTCTGGCATTAATGCTAAATGAATTAAGATTTCCAAAATTTAAGAGAATATCACAGACGATACTTTACCTTCCCCATTTCTTATCCTGGGTAATTATCGGAAGTGTAGCTTATACAATGTTCAGACCCAGTACTGGTCTCGTAAATGTAGTAATGCAGAATATGGGACTCATCCAGGAAGGAATACCATTCCTGACTGAAAAGTGGAATTGGGCAGTTACTTACCTGATGATTGGTGTCTGGTATGGAATGGGCTGGGGTACCATTATCTATCTTGCTGCCATATCCGGTGTCAGCGGTGAATTATATGAAGCTGCTATGATTGACGGTGCCGGAAGATGGAAAAGAATGTGGCATATAACACTGCCGGGTATTAAAGGCACGGTTGTAACTTTATTAATCATGAACTTAGGACGTATCATGGGAAGTAATTTTGAACGTCTTGACGTATTCGGTAATTCACAGGTTCGAGAATTTCAATACCAGCTTGCGATTTACATATATGAAAAAGGTCTTGGCGGCGGTAAATTCAGTCAGTCAACGGCGGTGGGTCTGTTCCAGTCCCTGGTAGGTCTTATGCTGGTACTATTGGCAGATAAAGTAGCCAAGAAGCTTGGTGAAGACGGATTAATTTAG
- a CDS encoding DUF2752 domain-containing protein — protein sequence MKERLHKVIYYSSLLGIIGMAYYLFGKYTGLYIPCVFRLVTGFYCPGCGSTRLAAALIEGRFTAAFRSNEALFLMLPFLVIILIKYLIRYIKGIKRSTTRTEQIVTGIMLVGVIAFGILRNIPYFSYLRP from the coding sequence ATGAAAGAAAGATTACACAAAGTTATTTATTATAGCTCCCTTCTTGGTATAATCGGGATGGCATATTATCTTTTTGGAAAATACACAGGCCTTTATATACCCTGTGTATTTCGACTGGTAACAGGCTTTTATTGTCCGGGCTGCGGCTCCACACGTTTGGCAGCAGCTTTGATAGAGGGCCGCTTTACGGCAGCGTTTCGGAGTAATGAAGCATTGTTTCTTATGCTGCCTTTTTTGGTCATAATCTTAATAAAATACCTTATTCGGTATATAAAAGGGATAAAGAGAAGTACCACCAGAACAGAGCAGATTGTCACAGGGATAATGCTGGTGGGAGTGATTGCATTTGGTATTCTGAGAAATATACCGTATTTCTCTTATCTAAGACCATAA
- a CDS encoding DUF4234 domain-containing protein, with amino-acid sequence MIRRNIALCIIFTLITCGIYGIYWFICLTNETNEAADEPDTSGIAAYLLVLITCGIYGLYWAYRRGEKLDLAKQKRGLISSNSGVLYLLLYLFGGIITYALIQHELNQLD; translated from the coding sequence ATGATTAGGAGAAACATTGCACTGTGCATCATATTTACTCTAATTACCTGTGGTATTTACGGCATCTATTGGTTTATTTGTCTTACAAATGAGACAAATGAAGCAGCTGATGAACCGGATACATCAGGTATTGCCGCATATTTACTTGTACTTATTACTTGCGGAATCTATGGACTTTACTGGGCATACAGAAGAGGTGAGAAACTTGACCTTGCAAAGCAGAAGAGAGGTTTAATTTCTTCCAACAGCGGTGTATTATATCTGTTGTTATATCTCTTCGGTGGTATCATAACATATGCGCTGATTCAGCATGAATTAAATCAATTGGATTAA
- a CDS encoding GNAT family N-acetyltransferase, with protein sequence MKRYREKDIVIEVKEERQCKNNEYTRFILQSEVFIAGNYKNKDVKRTKERIAKQMIQCRKAIPEENEEIIDFINYVFSQNERPHDFKKLLPKLYGDSRNNAGIHYLVKEEDKIKALICTMPIEYSIYGNGIKACCIGMVSVHPYARNKGYMKQLMKEVMTDIKNQGYQYVFLGGQRQRYEYFGFEPSGLQLEFRLTSDNARHGLTHTDSTPVKIVPLTTEELLDKAYFFYTAQPVYAHRSREDFYDILSTWKCVPYGIIVNYEFSGYLTMNSDGWIPELLLADKKHYSAVLKALFAYTGKEQFRLLAAPYDLNKINYLQDIAESCQITTCESYRIFNWKQVLLAFLELKSHLMHLIDGVLRIGIGECVYELKVKGSVPSVHKSSKEADFSMTELTATRLLLSQVGSYGLTDYTAGLAVDKLNCVNSWFPLPLTAIPVDCC encoded by the coding sequence TTGAAAAGATATAGGGAAAAAGATATAGTAATAGAGGTAAAAGAGGAAAGACAATGCAAAAACAACGAATACACCCGATTTATATTACAATCGGAAGTATTTATTGCAGGGAACTATAAAAATAAGGATGTAAAACGTACAAAAGAAAGGATTGCCAAACAAATGATTCAATGCAGAAAAGCTATTCCGGAAGAAAATGAAGAGATCATAGACTTTATTAATTATGTATTCAGTCAGAACGAGAGGCCTCATGACTTTAAGAAACTACTCCCCAAACTTTATGGCGACAGCAGAAATAATGCAGGTATTCATTATCTGGTAAAAGAAGAGGATAAAATCAAAGCTTTAATCTGCACCATGCCCATAGAATATAGTATATACGGTAATGGAATCAAAGCCTGCTGTATCGGTATGGTATCAGTCCATCCCTATGCCAGGAACAAAGGTTATATGAAGCAGCTCATGAAGGAAGTAATGACAGATATTAAAAATCAAGGTTACCAATATGTGTTTTTAGGTGGTCAGAGACAACGATATGAATATTTTGGTTTTGAACCCTCAGGATTACAGCTGGAATTTCGTTTGACTTCAGATAATGCACGACATGGTCTCACACATACCGACAGTACCCCTGTTAAGATTGTGCCCCTGACAACGGAAGAACTGCTGGATAAAGCATATTTCTTCTATACAGCACAGCCGGTGTATGCTCATAGAAGCCGGGAGGATTTTTACGATATCTTAAGCACCTGGAAATGTGTTCCCTATGGGATAATTGTTAATTATGAGTTTAGTGGTTATCTGACAATGAACTCTGACGGCTGGATACCAGAATTGCTGCTTGCCGATAAGAAACACTATTCTGCTGTTTTAAAAGCATTATTTGCTTATACAGGAAAAGAGCAGTTTCGTCTATTGGCTGCTCCTTATGATCTTAATAAGATCAATTATCTGCAAGATATTGCGGAGTCCTGTCAAATAACAACTTGTGAAAGCTATAGGATATTTAACTGGAAGCAGGTTCTTCTAGCTTTCTTAGAACTGAAATCCCATCTTATGCATCTTATAGATGGCGTCTTAAGAATAGGAATAGGAGAATGTGTATATGAGTTAAAAGTGAAGGGAAGTGTGCCCTCTGTACATAAGAGTTCAAAAGAAGCTGATTTTTCCATGACAGAACTTACAGCAACCAGACTACTATTATCCCAAGTAGGCAGCTACGGATTAACAGACTATACAGCGGGTCTTGCAGTTGACAAGTTAAACTGTGTCAACAGTTGGTTTCCCCTTCCTTTAACGGCTATACCTGTAGACTGCTGTTAA
- a CDS encoding RidA family protein, with translation MKTYRNPENIHGPLAAYTHQIEVTGQTRWLVLSGQVGKDLKGNIPEDPILQIELALENIIKNLKAADMEVKDLVKLVFYLVGDTDNTRRRDTISKVLKEHMPCMTVLYVAGLASPSLKVEIDAWACADV, from the coding sequence ATGAAAACCTATAGAAACCCAGAAAATATTCATGGACCACTCGCTGCTTATACCCATCAGATCGAGGTTACGGGACAGACACGCTGGCTGGTGCTTTCCGGGCAGGTTGGCAAAGACCTGAAAGGAAACATCCCGGAAGACCCTATCCTGCAGATCGAACTTGCGTTAGAGAATATTATAAAGAACCTGAAAGCGGCAGACATGGAGGTAAAGGACCTTGTAAAACTAGTGTTTTATCTGGTAGGTGATACTGATAATACAAGACGGCGAGATACAATTTCTAAAGTGTTAAAGGAGCATATGCCTTGCATGACCGTATTGTACGTCGCAGGATTGGCTTCCCCTTCTTTAAAAGTAGAAATTGATGCCTGGGCATGTGCAGACGTTTAA
- a CDS encoding serine hydrolase domain-containing protein: MKNSKHLSTCLSDDIFNKIATPESVGIPSKAVLGFIDELKKEGLCIHGFSMMKSGKVFTEGYYAPFHVDFEHRVYSVTKSFTSLAIGLLQEEGKLSLSDPICDYFPDKLPEGEVHPYLAMTTIRDMLLMATPHRYTTFKQLEIDDWVKTFFVVEPNRYPGKCFCYDTSSSHVLAALVERLSGKAMLDYLKEKLLIPLGCSKGIKILKDPVGVSQGGSGLLCTVRDLTKVAYTCMNKGVYQGVQLLPADYLKEATSFQISTCLQPVIEEQQGYGYQFWRCRNNGFALYGIGGQLAICLPEYDFMLVTVADTLSVPNGVQGIYEALWHQILPYLKDREQMPLTEDALHNDKLLKTLRTLKVSTVEGLSTCAIVPDINGSIYELGDNPMLLSSCCFKLQNGEKEGSFLYTNPTGTHQLEFGFGSMKQQKFPDTEYDCISSAAWVTENTLQIRTSIIDECFSSVNMSFTFEDNTITIAMKKGIEPFLALYDGFASGGRLL, translated from the coding sequence ATGAAAAATTCAAAGCATTTAAGTACTTGTCTAAGCGATGATATTTTTAATAAAATTGCTACACCGGAGAGTGTTGGTATACCCTCTAAAGCGGTGCTGGGATTTATTGATGAGCTTAAAAAGGAAGGCCTTTGCATCCATGGCTTTTCCATGATGAAAAGTGGTAAAGTTTTTACGGAAGGATACTATGCACCTTTTCATGTGGATTTTGAGCATAGAGTATACTCCGTTACAAAAAGTTTTACCTCTCTGGCGATAGGATTATTACAGGAGGAAGGGAAACTCTCCCTTAGCGACCCTATCTGTGATTACTTTCCGGACAAGCTGCCGGAAGGAGAGGTCCATCCCTATCTTGCAATGACTACCATAAGAGATATGCTCCTAATGGCAACACCGCATAGGTATACCACTTTTAAACAGCTGGAAATAGATGATTGGGTAAAGACTTTTTTTGTGGTAGAGCCCAATCGATATCCGGGAAAGTGCTTCTGTTATGATACCTCCTCCTCCCATGTACTGGCGGCCCTGGTAGAACGTCTGAGCGGCAAGGCGATGTTAGATTATCTGAAGGAGAAGCTTCTGATTCCCCTTGGCTGCTCTAAAGGGATTAAGATTCTTAAGGATCCTGTAGGTGTCAGCCAAGGCGGGTCTGGATTACTCTGTACGGTACGGGACCTCACCAAAGTAGCCTATACCTGCATGAATAAGGGAGTGTACCAGGGAGTACAGCTGTTGCCTGCTGATTATCTGAAAGAAGCCACTTCTTTTCAAATCAGCACCTGCCTGCAGCCGGTTATTGAAGAACAGCAGGGCTATGGATATCAGTTCTGGAGATGCAGAAACAACGGTTTTGCTTTATACGGTATAGGCGGACAGCTTGCTATATGCCTTCCAGAGTATGATTTTATGCTGGTAACGGTAGCGGATACCTTATCCGTACCAAATGGAGTGCAGGGTATCTATGAAGCCTTATGGCATCAGATACTGCCTTATTTAAAAGACAGAGAACAGATGCCTTTGACGGAAGATGCCCTTCATAATGATAAGCTGCTTAAGACGCTAAGGACTCTTAAGGTCAGTACGGTGGAAGGCTTAAGCACCTGTGCCATAGTTCCTGACATCAATGGCAGTATTTATGAGCTGGGGGATAATCCCATGCTTCTATCAAGTTGCTGCTTTAAGTTACAGAACGGGGAGAAGGAAGGAAGCTTTCTTTATACGAATCCTACCGGAACCCATCAGCTGGAGTTCGGATTTGGAAGTATGAAACAACAGAAATTTCCGGATACGGAGTATGATTGTATTTCTTCTGCTGCCTGGGTAACGGAGAATACGCTCCAAATTCGTACCAGCATTATAGACGAATGTTTTTCCAGCGTAAATATGAGCTTTACATTTGAGGATAATACTATTACCATCGCAATGAAAAAAGGGATAGAGCCGTTTTTAGCACTGTATGATGGCTTCGCCTCAGGAGGGCGACTGCTATAA